One segment of Rickettsiella grylli DNA contains the following:
- the rodA gene encoding rod shape-determining protein RodA, which translates to MLAFIKHRSRFPLQRIKTFFRVDKPLFIGLLSLVCLGLIILYSASNQNVVIIGKQALRMFIAFSTLLILAQIPPSTYRAWTPWLFFFSFSLLLAVLILGVVGKGAQRWLNVGLFKFQPSELMKLSVPMMLAWYFHDKSLPPSLFNLFIALLIIAIPTLFVVKQPDLGTALLIVASGLSVILLAGVKGRWLLLGGLLLFIVAPLGWHFMHDYQKLRVLIFINPERDPLGAGYHIIQSKIAIGSGGLFGKGWLQGTQSHLQFLPEHTTDFIFAVVGEEFGLLGGIILLSLYLWIAARGLYISTKAQDTFSRLLGGGLSLSFFIAAFVNMGMVTGLLPVVGIPLPLISYGGTSLITLIAGFGILMSIQMHRKLVGN; encoded by the coding sequence ATGCTTGCATTCATTAAACATCGCTCACGATTTCCATTACAAAGAATAAAAACATTTTTTCGAGTTGATAAACCCTTGTTCATTGGTTTGCTCAGTTTGGTGTGTTTAGGCTTAATTATACTTTATAGTGCGAGCAATCAAAACGTAGTCATTATTGGTAAACAAGCACTCCGGATGTTCATTGCTTTTTCTACCCTATTAATACTTGCCCAGATTCCACCCTCAACGTATCGGGCATGGACACCCTGGTTATTTTTTTTCAGTTTTAGTTTATTGCTGGCCGTATTAATTTTAGGTGTTGTTGGGAAAGGGGCCCAACGTTGGTTGAACGTGGGCCTCTTTAAATTTCAACCGTCTGAATTGATGAAATTATCCGTGCCCATGATGTTAGCCTGGTACTTTCACGATAAATCGTTACCGCCTTCATTATTCAATTTATTTATTGCATTACTTATCATCGCTATACCGACCTTATTCGTTGTCAAACAACCCGATCTCGGAACAGCATTATTAATCGTTGCTTCAGGATTAAGCGTCATTTTACTCGCCGGTGTCAAGGGTCGGTGGTTACTGCTGGGAGGCTTACTCCTATTCATCGTTGCGCCGCTGGGTTGGCATTTCATGCATGATTATCAAAAATTACGTGTACTTATCTTTATCAATCCAGAACGCGATCCACTGGGTGCAGGTTATCATATCATTCAATCAAAAATTGCCATTGGTTCCGGCGGACTTTTTGGAAAAGGCTGGTTACAGGGCACACAGTCACATTTACAATTTTTACCAGAGCATACCACTGATTTTATTTTTGCTGTGGTGGGTGAAGAATTTGGTTTATTGGGAGGCATTATTCTTTTGAGTCTTTATCTTTGGATTGCAGCACGTGGGCTTTATATCAGCACAAAAGCGCAAGATACATTTTCACGTTTGCTCGGTGGTGGATTAAGTCTTAGTTTTTTCATTGCTGCATTTGTTAATATGGGAATGGTTACAGGATTGCTCCCTGTTGTGGGCATCCCATTACCTTTAATCAGTTATGGCGGAACCTCATTAATTACTTTAATCGCAGGTTTTGGTATTCTAATGTCTATCCAAATGCATCGAAAGCTTGTCGGTAACTAA
- a CDS encoding L,D-transpeptidase family protein, which produces MSTFLLSLIASPCFKKRVIRWTIGIFIAVCRVQSISALTFPLPPPGEDIVGQVQWTQALPGDTFNTIGRRYDMGYFELVEANPMINPDHPPLGSIIVIPSRFILPPKRQGLIINLAELRIYYYPSHRHIVITYPVGIGREGWDTPLGPSWIAEKMRNPIWTVPESIRKDRAKEGVYLPIKVAPGPDNPLGGYAMRLKQVTYLIHGTNDSQGIGRRSSAGCIRLFPEDIESLFAQVARKEKVSIIDLPYKLGWEKHKLFLEAHVPLKRNFLLNHSTLKKWLRANHVKTAKIQWESVEHVRVHENGIPQVIGYNSNEVVPHHKSKKST; this is translated from the coding sequence ATGTCAACATTTTTGCTTTCCTTGATAGCATCTCCGTGTTTTAAAAAACGCGTAATACGATGGACCATTGGGATTTTTATCGCTGTATGTCGTGTTCAGTCTATTTCTGCATTAACATTTCCGTTACCTCCACCTGGTGAGGATATCGTGGGCCAGGTGCAATGGACGCAAGCGTTACCGGGCGATACATTTAATACCATTGGCCGACGCTATGATATGGGTTATTTTGAATTAGTAGAAGCCAATCCCATGATAAATCCCGATCATCCTCCTTTAGGGAGCATCATTGTTATTCCCAGCCGTTTTATTTTACCGCCTAAACGTCAAGGTTTAATCATTAACTTAGCCGAATTACGGATTTATTACTATCCCTCTCATCGTCATATTGTCATCACTTATCCGGTTGGAATAGGTCGTGAAGGCTGGGATACGCCCTTGGGTCCTTCGTGGATCGCAGAAAAAATGCGTAATCCTATTTGGACGGTACCTGAATCGATACGTAAAGATCGCGCTAAAGAGGGGGTCTATTTGCCCATAAAAGTGGCGCCAGGTCCTGACAATCCTTTAGGGGGTTATGCGATGCGACTCAAACAAGTCACTTATTTAATTCATGGTACGAATGACTCGCAGGGTATAGGGAGACGGAGTAGTGCAGGGTGTATTCGACTTTTTCCAGAAGATATCGAAAGTTTATTTGCACAAGTAGCACGGAAGGAAAAAGTGAGCATAATCGATTTACCTTATAAATTAGGATGGGAAAAACATAAGCTTTTTTTAGAAGCACATGTACCCTTGAAAAGAAATTTTTTATTGAATCATTCAACACTGAAAAAGTGGCTTCGAGCAAATCATGTAAAAACTGCTAAAATCCAATGGGAATCCGTTGAACACGTTCGTGTTCATGAAAATGGAATACCTCAAGTCATCGGCTATAATTCAAATGAAGTCGTTCCTCATCATAAAAGCAAAAAGTCAACTTAA
- a CDS encoding RMD1 family protein codes for MRCVSFCTAANYKLGLLAEFFRDKHYIAKLFRNVLYVTKQNKPIDLFFFHHGCFVTWNLSKKQEKKMLEDIKPFSVDPLEKIEMDRFIYYTDRETRLFPHQRFNVDVITIETTESDNVQIKLAISYGLAQSIKLESYEESVNKTVLANSPFPKELARFGKISLSRLEISKRIGEIFLTRSSVNLSSEYLDVPEYFWRYSNLESYYEMTEKFLDIPKRVAALNHKLDVAHEILEMLNSQLQHRYSSILEFVIILLIFIEIVVQILQHV; via the coding sequence ATGCGTTGTGTTTCATTTTGTACAGCAGCAAATTATAAACTGGGTCTTTTGGCGGAATTTTTTCGCGATAAGCATTATATTGCCAAATTATTTCGTAATGTCTTATATGTAACGAAACAGAATAAACCCATTGATCTTTTTTTCTTTCATCATGGTTGTTTCGTAACCTGGAATCTCAGTAAAAAACAAGAAAAAAAGATGCTGGAGGATATAAAACCCTTTTCGGTTGATCCATTAGAAAAAATTGAAATGGATCGATTTATTTATTACACGGATAGGGAAACACGTCTTTTTCCACATCAACGCTTTAATGTTGATGTGATAACGATAGAAACAACTGAATCGGATAATGTTCAAATTAAATTGGCTATTTCTTATGGTTTAGCGCAATCAATTAAACTGGAATCCTATGAAGAATCAGTCAATAAAACAGTTCTTGCAAATAGTCCTTTCCCTAAAGAACTCGCACGTTTTGGAAAAATTTCTCTTTCACGATTAGAAATTTCTAAACGTATTGGCGAAATTTTCTTGACACGAAGTTCGGTTAACTTAAGTAGTGAATATTTAGACGTTCCTGAATATTTTTGGCGTTATTCTAATCTTGAATCGTATTATGAAATGACCGAGAAATTTTTAGATATCCCCAAAAGAGTAGCGGCTTTAAATCATAAATTGGACGTCGCGCACGAAATTTTAGAAATGCTCAATAGTCAGCTGCAACACCGTTATTCCAGTATTTTAGAATTTGTAATCATTTTATTAATTTTTATCGAAATTGTAGTGCAAATTCTTCAACATGTATAA
- a CDS encoding HU family DNA-binding protein: MAKKLAKKKSSATKARKKTKVTSGSKKLAAVKKSFTKTELLQCLVESTELPKKKIAEVLETLQMIMHAHVKAGCAFAHPGLYKITVVKKPATKARKGINPFTGEPTTFKAKPARKVVKIKPLKKLKAAV, from the coding sequence ATGGCTAAAAAATTAGCTAAAAAAAAATCTTCGGCAACGAAAGCACGTAAAAAAACGAAAGTCACTTCAGGTAGTAAAAAACTAGCTGCCGTGAAAAAGTCGTTTACTAAAACGGAATTACTTCAATGTTTAGTTGAAAGCACCGAATTACCTAAGAAAAAAATTGCTGAAGTTTTAGAAACACTCCAGATGATCATGCATGCCCATGTCAAAGCAGGCTGTGCTTTTGCGCATCCGGGACTTTACAAAATTACGGTTGTAAAAAAACCAGCAACAAAAGCACGAAAAGGGATTAATCCTTTTACAGGAGAGCCCACGACGTTTAAAGCAAAACCTGCTCGAAAAGTGGTGAAAATAAAACCATTAAAGAAGCTGAAAGCCGCTGTCTAG
- the zapE gene encoding cell division protein ZapE: MTPFTAYQEQIALGILQPDAQQALAMQEFQAIYDELVTSKKWFFKKKSPQKGLYLWGRVGRGKTYLMDLFYHHLPVAKSRYHFHQFMQHVHAELIQRQGIPNPLKQIAKRLRKEVHIICLDEFLVHEIADALLLAELLKALLTEDIRLVMTANVSPEDLYANGLQRELFLPAIHLIQQHLRIFHLDNTIDYRHDPSKEENSVVWVMNPSHVHTLFDQLRKKEAVHYRALNINGRLISHKGCTQQVIWFDFQSICSIPRNQLDYLAIAQRFSTILISNVKPIAKEDDNRARLFIHLIDILYDANRTLILTSTLPIHTLYIPGRLGFEFERTKSRLAHFKKQWYT, from the coding sequence ATGACCCCTTTCACTGCTTATCAAGAACAAATCGCCCTCGGTATTTTGCAACCGGATGCACAACAAGCGTTGGCGATGCAGGAGTTTCAAGCAATCTATGATGAATTAGTCACCTCCAAAAAATGGTTTTTCAAAAAAAAATCTCCGCAAAAAGGTTTGTATCTATGGGGTCGTGTCGGGCGAGGGAAAACCTACTTAATGGATTTGTTTTACCATCATTTACCCGTTGCTAAATCTCGCTATCATTTTCATCAGTTCATGCAGCATGTTCATGCCGAGCTGATACAACGACAAGGAATACCGAATCCGCTAAAACAGATCGCTAAACGTCTACGTAAAGAAGTTCATATTATTTGTTTAGATGAATTTTTAGTTCATGAAATAGCCGATGCTCTATTACTCGCGGAATTATTAAAGGCTTTATTGACTGAAGATATTCGATTAGTCATGACCGCAAATGTCTCTCCTGAAGATTTATATGCGAACGGTTTACAACGCGAACTTTTTTTACCCGCTATTCATCTTATTCAACAACATCTACGTATTTTTCATTTAGATAATACGATAGATTATCGTCACGATCCTTCAAAGGAAGAAAACAGCGTGGTATGGGTCATGAATCCATCCCACGTGCACACATTATTTGATCAATTAAGAAAAAAAGAAGCGGTTCATTATCGCGCGCTGAACATCAATGGACGGCTCATTTCCCATAAAGGTTGTACCCAACAAGTAATATGGTTTGATTTTCAATCGATTTGTTCTATTCCACGGAATCAACTCGATTATTTAGCCATTGCTCAACGTTTTTCCACGATCTTAATCAGCAATGTTAAACCGATCGCCAAAGAAGATGACAATAGGGCGCGTTTGTTTATTCATCTTATTGATATTCTTTATGATGCGAACCGCACACTCATTCTCACATCGACATTACCTATCCATACGCTTTATATCCCAGGTCGATTAGGTTTTGAATTTGAACGAACGAAAAGCCGTTTAGCTCACTTTAAAAAACAATGGTATACATAA
- a CDS encoding alpha/beta hydrolase — MINPISFPCDQHAKLLLSGPAGQLEVITSFPKIPRSPETIAVICHPHPLFGGTLHNKVVYTLARCFSDMGLLTVRFNFRGVGSSDGHYDEGHGESDDLFAILTWLKEIRPFSAIWLAGFSFGAYIAACAAKRWPTKQLISVAPPIENFPFKMLPPFPCPWIVIQGDEDEVVSPTAVFSWLDSLIPSPTIIKIEGASHFFHGKLIELRERLTTTLTKK; from the coding sequence ATGATAAATCCAATCTCATTTCCCTGTGATCAACACGCAAAATTGTTACTCAGTGGCCCAGCCGGACAACTCGAAGTCATAACGAGCTTTCCTAAAATACCACGATCCCCCGAAACCATTGCCGTGATATGCCATCCTCACCCGTTATTCGGTGGTACATTGCACAACAAAGTGGTTTATACTTTAGCGCGTTGTTTCAGCGATATGGGTCTTCTTACGGTACGTTTCAACTTTCGTGGTGTTGGCTCAAGTGACGGTCACTACGATGAGGGTCATGGCGAAAGTGATGATTTATTCGCAATCTTAACGTGGTTAAAAGAAATCCGTCCATTCTCTGCTATTTGGCTGGCAGGTTTTTCTTTTGGTGCCTATATCGCTGCGTGCGCTGCTAAACGTTGGCCCACAAAACAGTTGATTAGTGTTGCACCGCCTATTGAGAATTTTCCATTTAAAATGCTTCCCCCTTTCCCCTGCCCTTGGATAGTTATCCAAGGCGATGAAGATGAAGTGGTCTCACCCACGGCGGTATTCTCCTGGTTAGATTCTTTAATCCCTTCGCCAACAATTATTAAAATTGAAGGTGCAAGCCATTTCTTTCATGGCAAACTCATCGAATTGCGTGAACGTCTAACAACCACATTAACTAAAAAATAA
- a CDS encoding ABC transporter ATP-binding protein, producing MQALDIQGLRKIYKNGIVALENIDLTVQEGDFFALLGPNGAGKSTTIGIIASLINKTAGTVHVFGYSLENELETAKSCIGIVPQELNFSIFEKVIDVIVYQAGYYGVPRRLAMQRAEYYLKKLDLWDKRNLISMQLSGGMKRRLMIARALVHEPRLLILDEPTAGVDIEIRRSMWEFLRHINQQGITIILTTHYLEEAEYLCKNIAIINKGRIIENTSMKQLLTTLNMETFVFDLKKPLDELPQSPFTMRLLDTMTLEVDVAKEQSLNNLFGFLEGHHIEVTSLRNKANRLEELFLNLIATNKNK from the coding sequence ATGCAAGCGTTGGACATTCAGGGTCTTCGTAAAATTTATAAGAATGGCATTGTTGCGCTTGAGAATATTGATCTGACGGTTCAAGAAGGTGATTTTTTTGCATTGTTGGGCCCTAATGGCGCTGGAAAGTCTACGACGATTGGTATTATTGCATCGCTCATCAATAAAACAGCAGGCACCGTTCATGTTTTTGGTTATAGTCTTGAGAATGAATTAGAAACGGCTAAATCCTGTATTGGCATTGTACCGCAAGAACTTAATTTTAGTATCTTCGAAAAAGTGATTGACGTTATTGTTTACCAAGCGGGTTATTATGGCGTGCCTCGTCGATTAGCGATGCAACGCGCAGAATATTATTTAAAAAAACTGGATCTTTGGGATAAACGCAATCTCATTTCAATGCAACTTTCAGGCGGAATGAAACGTCGCTTGATGATAGCACGTGCTTTAGTCCATGAACCTCGATTGCTTATATTAGACGAACCCACTGCGGGGGTAGATATCGAAATACGGCGCTCAATGTGGGAATTTTTACGTCATATTAATCAACAAGGCATTACGATTATTTTAACCACCCATTATTTAGAGGAAGCGGAATATCTATGCAAAAATATAGCGATTATTAATAAAGGACGGATTATCGAAAATACAAGTATGAAGCAATTACTGACCACGTTAAATATGGAAACCTTTGTTTTCGATTTAAAAAAACCATTAGACGAATTACCTCAATCGCCGTTTACCATGCGTTTATTGGATACGATGACCTTAGAAGTGGATGTCGCGAAAGAACAATCACTCAATAATTTATTTGGTTTTTTAGAAGGACATCATATCGAGGTGACGAGTTTACGTAATAAAGCGAATCGTTTAGAAGAATTATTTTTAAACTTGATTGCAACGAATAAAAATAAATAG
- a CDS encoding ABC transporter permease, whose translation MQAKVYWIAFTSLFRKEIKRFLRIWVQTLLPPLVTMTLYFLIFGRLVGQRLGPIQGYNYIQYIAPGLIMMSVITAAYTNVVTSFFGMRFQRSIEELMVAPLPNYLLLSGFVAGGVARGLLVGLLVTFLALFFTHLQIMHVGVLLVIVPLTTILFSLAGFTNGLFAKTFDDVSIIPTFVLTPLTYLGGVFYSIDLLPSFWRHCSLLNPILYIVNSFRYALLGISDISVVSALTILLICCIALFVTNLYCLNRGIGIRS comes from the coding sequence ATGCAAGCAAAAGTCTACTGGATCGCGTTTACGAGTTTGTTTCGCAAAGAAATAAAACGTTTTTTACGTATTTGGGTGCAAACCTTATTGCCACCTTTGGTCACTATGACCCTTTATTTTTTAATTTTTGGGCGTTTAGTGGGTCAACGTTTAGGTCCTATCCAAGGCTATAACTATATTCAATATATTGCACCCGGTTTAATTATGATGTCAGTTATTACTGCAGCGTATACGAACGTTGTGACCTCTTTTTTTGGTATGCGGTTTCAACGCAGTATTGAAGAGTTGATGGTTGCTCCATTGCCGAATTATTTATTATTGTCTGGATTTGTTGCAGGCGGGGTTGCGCGAGGCTTACTGGTTGGTTTACTCGTGACGTTCTTAGCTTTATTTTTTACGCATTTGCAAATTATGCATGTGGGGGTATTGTTGGTGATTGTTCCTTTGACTACGATTTTATTTTCGCTTGCAGGTTTTACCAATGGATTATTTGCCAAAACATTTGATGATGTTTCTATTATCCCGACGTTCGTATTAACCCCGTTAACGTATTTGGGCGGTGTATTTTATTCCATCGATTTGCTACCGAGCTTTTGGCGTCATTGTTCATTGTTGAATCCGATTTTATATATTGTGAATAGTTTTCGTTACGCATTATTAGGTATTAGCGATATTTCAGTCGTTTCAGCGTTAACCATTCTATTGATTTGCTGTATAGCGTTATTCGTGACGAATCTTTATTGTTTAAATCGTGGCATCGGTATTCGATCATGA
- the hemH gene encoding ferrochelatase: protein MKQGVLLVNLGTPSQPTTQAVRRYLSEFLSDRRVVEYPQWLWQIVLKLFILPKRARYLAKLYQTIWMDEGSPLAVITQRLTEKMQTYLGDNYQLIGVMRYGTPTIESGLKTLLAQGVTTITILPLYPQYSATTTASCFDQISQFFQTSRVIPHIKWITSYFDQRWYIKAIVSQIKKMRAKQSQPSYLLFSFHGLPQRYIENGDPYQQHCFSTVRLIAEQLQLTKDTYQVVFQSRFGKTAWLKPYCDRVLQTLPARGIKNVTIICPGFAVDCLETLEEISKRYRMLFLDAGGEQLTYIPALNDTACHVEGLSQLVRQAQ, encoded by the coding sequence ATGAAACAAGGGGTATTGCTCGTTAATCTAGGGACACCTTCGCAACCGACCACGCAAGCAGTACGTCGTTATTTATCCGAGTTTTTGAGCGATAGACGCGTTGTCGAATACCCTCAATGGCTCTGGCAAATCGTGTTGAAATTATTTATTCTGCCAAAACGTGCGCGGTATTTGGCAAAGCTTTATCAGACTATCTGGATGGATGAAGGCTCTCCTTTAGCGGTGATTACACAGCGGTTAACAGAAAAAATGCAAACTTATTTAGGGGATAACTATCAATTAATAGGGGTTATGCGTTATGGAACGCCCACGATTGAATCAGGTTTGAAGACATTGCTTGCTCAGGGGGTGACCACGATTACGATTTTACCCCTTTATCCGCAATATTCTGCGACGACAACAGCTAGTTGTTTTGACCAAATCAGTCAATTTTTTCAAACATCACGTGTTATTCCCCATATCAAATGGATTACCTCGTATTTTGATCAACGCTGGTATATCAAAGCGATAGTGAGTCAGATTAAAAAAATGCGCGCCAAGCAATCCCAGCCCAGTTATTTATTATTTTCTTTTCATGGTCTCCCCCAGCGTTACATTGAAAACGGTGATCCTTATCAGCAGCACTGTTTTAGCACTGTCCGTTTAATCGCAGAACAATTACAATTAACAAAAGACACCTATCAAGTCGTGTTTCAATCTCGTTTTGGTAAGACAGCGTGGTTGAAACCGTATTGTGATCGTGTATTACAAACGCTTCCAGCACGTGGCATCAAAAATGTTACTATTATTTGTCCTGGATTTGCAGTCGATTGCTTAGAAACCTTAGAAGAGATTTCCAAACGTTATCGAATGCTTTTTTTAGATGCAGGTGGTGAACAATTGACTTATATTCCGGCGTTAAATGACACCGCCTGTCATGTGGAAGGATTAAGTCAATTAGTGCGACAGGCACAATGA
- a CDS encoding flavohemoglobin expression-modulating QEGLA motif protein, whose product MKNYEKAYRARLRQLSDRIVQAQDTIKILDSIKWGPEIEADFFKKKCKQLPKVDVDYYQKNSLAFDIHKKREEFQTLERDISREVGPISSIGHIMLRMCREYQEVLDLLIARGKPEFSALSQELYGSADDAFYVNAPRLKDLVPIVSHALANIKDKTKNELDEKRYTSQQAAAILNERLCAYFEHKAHKPQLKKWVIVSDGIVADAAAGAEAIKIRKDALFSERDLRILEVHEGWVHMGTTLNGMDQPICTFLSKGPPSAIANQEGLAIIMELFHFVSSPIRIKKLIDRVSGIAMAEEGADFLQIFNFFREQDHTPEDSYKSSVRIFRGSLPTLGPFTKDLVYTKGFILIYNYLRLAVEQGLVERIDLLFVGKTSLEDQRLLAHLFEEGLLVKPHFMPRQFRDLAALSCFMCYSLFFDQLDLNKLEIDYRNILQG is encoded by the coding sequence ATGAAAAATTATGAAAAGGCGTATCGCGCACGATTACGTCAGTTATCTGATCGTATTGTTCAGGCACAAGACACCATTAAAATTCTCGATAGCATTAAATGGGGGCCTGAAATTGAAGCTGATTTTTTTAAAAAAAAGTGTAAGCAATTACCGAAGGTTGATGTGGATTATTATCAAAAAAATAGTTTAGCATTTGATATCCATAAAAAACGCGAAGAATTTCAAACATTAGAGCGCGATATTAGTCGTGAAGTGGGTCCGATAAGCAGTATTGGACACATCATGTTGCGCATGTGTCGCGAATATCAAGAGGTTTTAGATTTATTAATCGCACGTGGAAAACCGGAATTTAGTGCGTTATCGCAGGAACTTTATGGCAGTGCCGATGATGCATTTTATGTCAATGCGCCACGTTTAAAGGATTTAGTGCCGATTGTTTCACATGCGTTGGCCAATATTAAAGATAAAACGAAAAATGAACTCGATGAGAAACGTTACACGAGCCAGCAAGCGGCAGCCATTTTGAATGAACGTTTATGTGCTTACTTTGAACATAAAGCGCATAAGCCTCAATTAAAAAAATGGGTCATTGTCAGCGATGGAATCGTGGCCGATGCAGCAGCCGGCGCTGAAGCGATTAAGATTCGTAAAGATGCGTTATTTAGTGAACGCGATCTACGTATTTTAGAAGTTCATGAGGGCTGGGTCCACATGGGCACGACACTCAATGGAATGGATCAACCGATTTGTACATTTCTGAGTAAAGGTCCCCCGTCTGCAATTGCAAATCAAGAAGGTTTGGCGATCATTATGGAATTGTTTCATTTCGTTTCCTCACCGATACGAATTAAAAAATTAATCGATCGGGTCAGCGGTATCGCGATGGCTGAAGAAGGCGCTGACTTTTTGCAAATCTTTAATTTTTTTCGTGAACAAGATCACACACCCGAAGACAGTTACAAAAGTAGCGTGCGAATTTTTCGCGGTAGTTTACCCACATTAGGTCCTTTTACAAAGGATTTAGTTTACACGAAAGGCTTTATTTTAATCTACAATTACCTTCGATTAGCGGTGGAACAAGGTCTCGTTGAGAGAATTGATTTATTATTTGTCGGTAAAACGAGTTTAGAAGATCAACGCTTATTAGCGCATTTATTTGAAGAAGGATTATTGGTTAAACCTCATTTTATGCCGCGTCAATTTCGGGATTTGGCTGCTTTAAGCTGCTTTATGTGTTATTCCTTATTTTTTGATCAACTTGATCTGAATAAGCTGGAGATTGATTATCGCAATATTTTACAAGGCTAA